CGACATGCCTATAAAAAAGCCAAACGACGTGTGACGTCCATCTTTGGACGATGAATCGCCGACCCATGGTCGTACATTCGCGGCTGCGTCGACAACGCGCTTACCGTCGACGTCAGTCTGCCCCTACTATAAAAGGCAGGAACCCCGTTCAGTACGGTGGTTGGTTGATCCCGCACCTACCGAGAGCACCACGACGACGTAgcagaagaagacgaagaagaaaacGATGAGTTTGGAACTGTTTACCATGCCGTCGACGGACATCACGGTCGATTCGTACCGGATGATCCCGTACAGTGCCGCCATGACGGGCATCGTACCCGTCACCTTTACCGTTCCCGGTTTGGACGAATTTGTGGATTTGGGACgcagtttttttgaaatcgaACTGAAACTGAATTCGGCGTCGACCAACGGCATCGTGACGGATGCCAACAGTGCCTCAGATGCCAACGACACCAAGTTTGTGTACGTCACCAACAATCTGGCCCACGGTCTCTTCAAGCAGATCAATCTACGACTGGGTGGTGTCTTGATGAGTGAACAGACGGATACGTACATGTACAAATCCTTCATCGAAACCATCTTGAATTACAGTCGAGACGAAGGCGATACATTGTTGGCCCCTCAAGGTTGGGTGAATTACATGAACGTGGAGGAACAGTTGGGGGCCACGGGAGGCGACGATGACATTTGCACCACCGCCGGATGGCTGCACAACAATACGAATGCTCTGAAGACGGCCACCAAACTCTTTTACGGCAATAACAAAGCCACCATGATCATGTATCCTCATCTGGCCGCCATGCGAACGGGACGTTTGTTGGTCCCTCGCGTAGAAATGGTGATGGAACTGTTTTGCAACTCGCCGGACTTTTTTCTGTTTGGGACCAAGACCAGTGGTACAGGGGTCAAAAGATACGTCACATTGGGTGCAGGGGATCTCAAAGTCACCTTTCATTTGTGCCGCGTCAACCTGAATGTCAGTGTGGGCAACGAACTGATGGCCAAGATCGATGTGAAAGGTCAAATGGCTACTTATCCCATGGTCAAAAGTCAAATCCGAACCTTTTCGTTCGATGGCAAGACCACGTTGTGGACGGAAGACCAGTTGTTCACAGGCCGTCTTCCCGACCGTTTGGTCGTCGGACTGCTGGATAGCAAAGCGTTTAATGGGGATTTGGAGTATTACCCGTATGCCTTCCAAGATTTTGGAGTGAAGAGTATCCGTCAACTAGTGGATGGGGAAGAATATCCCTATCCGACGTTGGAATTGAATGGCACCAATACGCGGAAAGACTGGTTGGGTTATCAACGTCTCTTGGAAGCTAGCGGTTCCATGGCGAATCATCGTCCTCACATGATCCAGCCAGGAGATTGGGGGTACGGCAAGAATTGTACCTTGTTCGCGTTTAACAATGTACCCAGTGGTAATGCCGATTCACCGTATCATCGAAATCCCAAACAAAAAGGCAAACTGCGTCTGGAAATCCGATTTAATGCCGCTCCCAACAAGAACATCACCATTTTGGTGTTTGGCGAATTCGAAGACAGCTTTCAAGCCGGTACCAACGGAAACATCCTGTATCAAAAGTACGAGTGAGCAGAAATGGAATTTGTACCCTTGAGTGACGTGACCTTACGCATTTTGGCCTTGGACGATCCGATCCTGAAACGCGTCTTTCACGGTGTCCATCCCTCCGACGGACTTCCGTCGCGTCCACCCCGTACGACGCGAGCCGCTTACATTGTGAATACGGATCCACGAGGGGAACCGGGTCAACATTGGTTGGGACTCTGGACGGAACAGAATCGGTGTGAAGTCATGGACAGTTACGGACTCCCCATCACGACCTACCACGCACCCGACTTGGAACGATGGCTCGAAGACGAATGGGATTCGGTGCAATGGAACGACCGGACCCTCCAAGCTTTGAACAGTACCGCTTGTGGACATTATGCTTTGATGTTTTTGAAAGATAGGGTTCGGGGACGCACCATGCACGAGTTtgtgcaaacattttctcccCACGATTTTGTAGCCAACGATCGAAGGGTGGGTCGACAAGTACGTCGTCAAATAGTCAAAGAATACAATGCATTACCCTGCCTTCAAGGTTGTACACCGCATGAACCGATTCttctacattaaaatttttttggATCTACCACATGTCTTGTCGTGTCTTGTCTTGCATCACATAAATAGTCGGGTCGTCCCATGTAAAACCAAGGATGGGAGTCCATCCAAGAGATGGAGTATAACCCGGGACATCGGTACACAACCGGGCCAATTTAAAAGAAGTGTGCCCTCCCGTCCTTTTTTCTATCGTCGACGAAGGAtgatacggcaacccagtagtACGATGATCGTCGGTCCATCGGGGAGTGGCAAGACGCAATTGACCGAAGCCCTCTTGACGGAAGGAAATGTCTTTGAAGGAGGTCGGACCAAACCGTGTCATTACTGTTATGCCGTATGGCAACCGCGTTTCGAACGGATGAAAGGTCGTGGGATCCGATTTCACGAAGGGATCCCCGACATTTCGGATCTTCGACAATGGTTTGGAAAAAGTGGTGGTGGGATCCTGGTCTTGGACGATCTCATGGACGAAGGTGGGAACGACAAACGCGTGTTGGACCTATTCACCCGAGAATCGCATCATCGGAACATCACGGTGTTGTATTTGTGTCAAGATTTGTTTCCACCCGGCAAGTATGCCAAGACCATCTCTAGGAATGCCCACTATCTCTTCGTGTTCAAGAATCCTAGAGATCAATCGGGATTTCGGGCCTTGACGTTACAAGCCTTTCCCGATCGATGGCGTGACGTGCTTCGTCTCTTCGAAAGGTGCACGCAACGTCCGTACGGGTATATAATGATGGACCTTCATCCCGCGTCAGACGATCGGTACCGACTGTTCAGTTGTGTGACACCATCGGATGGTCCGACCCAAGTGTGGAGACGTGAATGAGTAGCCCAGGATCCCCGTTCGCCCATTGGGATCCCTCTGACTATCGACGTGCCTTGGCAGAGTACCGACGACGACAAGCTCCTTCCACACCTTCCAGTCCCGGATCGCCGTTTGACCAATTTCAATTTGAACGCAATCCCTCTGAATATCAAAAGGAATTGCAAGAGTACCGTCAACATCAACGACGACGGAGAGCCAAAGAACGAGCGGCTAGTCGACGTCGAAGACAAGGAGGACGTGCTTTGCATTTGAGTGAACGGCTTGAGACCGCCCAACACATTCCTCTAGGAACCCGATCGTTCTCTGAACCCAGGATGACCTCTTCCCCAGCGGGTGTGGGGAGCAGGACACCACGTACGTCCCCGGCCGGTGTGGGGAACACCATTCCCAACATGACTCCAAGAAACAGCCCGGCCGGAGTCGGAACTCGAACCCCCAACAGCACGATTCAAGAGTTTTTGGAAACATTGGATCAAGGTCGTGTCCCCACACCGAGCCCCCGAGCGTTCCTGTCTTCCATAGGACTCGATACCACGGACGGTTTGGAACCTTCCAGTCCAGTAGGATTGTCTACCAACACACTTCTCTCCCAACGACAACTCATGATGCGTTCTCTTTTGGACGGGAGTATCCCCGTCGCTCAGAGAACACAGATCCAAAGAGATTATCACATCTCTGACCAAGATTTA
Above is a window of Montipora capricornis isolate CH-2021 chromosome 6, ASM3666992v2, whole genome shotgun sequence DNA encoding:
- the LOC138054149 gene encoding uncharacterized protein, which produces MIRQPSSTMIVGPSGSGKTQLTEALLTEGNVFEGGRTKPCHYCYAVWQPRFERMKGRGIRFHEGIPDISDLRQWFGKSGGGILVLDDLMDEGGNDKRVLDLFTRESHHRNITVLYLCQDLFPPGKYAKTISRNAHYLFVFKNPRDQSGFRALTLQAFPDRWRDVLRLFERCTQRPYGYIMMDLHPASDDRYRLFSCVTPSDGPTQVWRRE
- the LOC138054148 gene encoding uncharacterized protein F54H12.2-like, whose protein sequence is MPSTDITVDSYRMIPYSAAMTGIVPVTFTVPGLDEFVDLGRSFFEIELKLNSASTNGIVTDANSASDANDTKFVYVTNNLAHGLFKQINLRLGGVLMSEQTDTYMYKSFIETILNYSRDEGDTLLAPQGWVNYMNVEEQLGATGGDDDICTTAGWLHNNTNALKTATKLFYGNNKATMIMYPHLAAMRTGRLLVPRVEMVMELFCNSPDFFLFGTKTSGTGVKRYVTLGAGDLKVTFHLCRVNLNVSVGNELMAKIDVKGQMATYPMVKSQIRTFSFDGKTTLWTEDQLFTGRLPDRLVVGLLDSKAFNGDLEYYPYAFQDFGVKSIRQLVDGEEYPYPTLELNGTNTRKDWLGYQRLLEASGSMANHRPHMIQPGDWGYGKNCTLFAFNNVPSGNADSPYHRNPKQKGKLRLEIRFNAAPNKNITILVFGEFEDSFQAGTNGNILYQKYE